The Littorina saxatilis isolate snail1 linkage group LG1, US_GU_Lsax_2.0, whole genome shotgun sequence nucleotide sequence tgtatgtgtgtgtgtgtgtgtatgtgtgtgtgtgtgtgtgtgtgtgtgtgtgtgtgtgtgtgtgtgtgtgtgtgtgtgttagtttgttgttgtcgtaCGTTTAAAGCCCTATTACCTAAAGCCAAATAAAAACCACGTCTAAACCTTGATCAAACCTTGAAATACAGCTCTGAGTTGGGAGTTCTCattccccttcctctctctctgtctttgtctctgtctctctgtctctgtctctctctctctctctccgagtctctctctctctctctctctctctctctctctctctctctctctcacacacactctctctctctctcttgctaaGAATCTGCGAAGAATTTCACCCATGTCGGATGAAACAGACCGCAAAGCGTCGAACTAGAAAATCTCGGTGAACCAAATACCGAGACAGACATGCgcgaggaaaaaaaaaaaaaaaaaaaaaaaaaaaaagtgaacagAGAAAGCAAAGGTCGCTTCTTGCACCAAAAATGAAAAGGCGTGTTTGGAAAAAACTGCGGTTCTACATTTGGCGAAATATTTCAGCAAACCATAGACCATTATCCTGGACCgacaactagctctctctccgctctttctctctattacgaggtagcggcctctcgcatttaggaacctacgcttacaagcctttcagaaaccagggggacgtgatatccggtgtcgattgtaaacatggacgaagttgccgaggtaagttctgaaaatgctaaaataaactcagcaaaagtgaatatggaacatgtttttcgatgagttttgttaagtttagtacCCTAGACACgaccgtcgaacgcagaagaagaagaagttaagtttagtttggagttttggaaaatccagttcattgtcacaaataactggagcgtgctttcttttcactgtcttcgaatcgctggcctttcaaaccggacgcgacgcgcccctgaaagtcgagagtcgttacctcgaagggtcacgtgacgagttggcggtccaggctatttggtctgtGAGCAAACTCACGTCACCAGCATAAGGAAGGAGAAaaggcaggaaggaaggaaggaaggaaggaaggaaggaaggaatacaactaagaaagaaaaataaacattcacgaaagaaaagaaagagtggAAGGAAATGAGAACTgacgagaaaaaaagaaaaaaaaagaaaaatcataacaaagagataaaaaaaaaaattgattggcagaaagaaagaaagaaagaatgaaagacaaACAGTAAGAAACCAGCATACGGCAGAAGCAAAGAAAGAACGAACGTAACATAAATGTTCAGAAAGACGGATTAATACAAAAAAAGTTGTTTGGATTTCTCGGGGAATTCCGACTTTTGATACAGAACACAGGTGCACATAAGGCTAATACACCCCTATCTCACATCTGTTTGAGGCTCTATCATGGCAAAAATGAGGGAACGAATGTTGAGAGGTTTCCAGTGTTTGTAAATACAGAAGGGTGATGCTAGCTTTCATTTTTTTCAGCAATTTTGTCAAAACGGACGGAAACATATGTCGGCAATTTTCGCAAGTTTTTGTCACTTTCCCCCAAACGCGAAGAAGATGTAAAGTATGATGAAAGGAACAGCGGACATTTCAGTCTTTCAGCAAGTCCATGGTCCTGTGCCTTCCGCATCTTGGGACGTAATATAACACATGTACGGTACGCACTCAGGAATAATGTTAACCGGTAACTTCTTGTCTGTTAACGGTTGATAATACAGTAAAAGCCCCTTTTAAGGCctcccagtttaagactccctcccttgttttctcagacttcctgttcataacctctgtgaaaGCACCCCCATTGTACGACTCCctcccttgttttctcagacttactgttcataacctctgtgaaaGCACCCCCATTGTACGACTCCctcccttgttttctcagacttcctGTTCGTAACCTCTGTGAAAGCACCCCCATTTTACGACTCCctcccttgttttctcagacttacTGTTCGTAACCTCTGTGAAAGCACCCCCATTGTACGACTCCctcccttgttttctcagacttcctgttcataacctctgtgaaaGCACCCCCATTGTACGACTCCctcccttgttttctcagacttcctGTTCGTAACCTCTGGGAAAGCACCCCCATTGTACGACTCCctcccttgttttctcagacttcctGTTCGTAACCTCTGGGAAAGCACCCCCATTGTACGACTCCctcccttgttttctcagacttcctgttcataacctctgtgaaaGCACCCCCATTGTACGACTCCctcccttgttttctcagacttcctGTTCGTAACCTCTGTGAAAGCACCCCCATTGTACGACTCCctcccttgttttctcagacttcctGTTCGTAACCTCTGTGAAAGCACCCCCATTGTACGACTCCCTCCCTTAATTTTAAgtcctgattttcttagatttctGGAGGTCGTGAAGGGGAGGGGTTTCTACTGTATTGGAAATATAATCGGCACTTGGTCAGACCTACAGGCTGTCATTCAGTTACAGGTCAGTTTCTCCCTATTTACCAGAACGGTCTGACTGAAACTGTTTCAGTAACAGCGTGACTCCCAAAATGACAGCATTCTTTAATACCCTGACTTGTTATGACGGCTCTGTgttacagagtgacgtttctgTGAGAACTAGGATTCGACCTTGTcaagaaatggagaaaaaaaagcaaatatAATCACTTTTTCACGTTGTTCACGTCATGCGTTTAGTTTTCATAGCATTACATGAAATCAAAAAGTAAAGTAGGACAGTAGGAAAATGGTCTACAGTCGGAACACCCAAACACGCTCAcatacccacacgcacacacatggacaaccagacacagtcagacagacaaacacacacacacacacacatacacacacacacacacacacacacacgcgcgcgcgcgagcgcaaacactcgcacgcacacacactcacatatagACTCCCCGTGCCCTAGTGCTGATTAGAACGGATGCAGATTGCATCTTTCAGAAACGCACATGGTGGGGTCTCAGGAATGTTTATATAAATCCACAGGTATATGATCTTTTAGGTTTGTATTAATAGcccttcattggctctgtcgacgccTGTTCTTAACCGCTCGCTTctctttatataataaaccggcCATAGTGCGTCATCGTCCCGAACGAAATCTTCAAAATCTCCAAACCGTTTGGAATTCTGGGTGGGGAAATCCCATTGTGTAATGTCGTCAGCGCCTTACGGCATTTTGGAGCTGGACTGccaacataatgtcggtcacacttgaaatTAATGCTACTTGATTTTGCGTTCCAAACTGATACGAAGTGAACGGGATCATAGGGTCAGCTATCAGTTAAATTTACCTCGAACAATGATATCGTCAGAACGTAAAGTACATACATACGAACGCAGCGATTCGGAAACCGACGAGTCGATACTGGTCCCCACGCTCAAAAACTCGCGTGTAATACTCGAAGTCAAAACTTCTCTTTTTACCTAAAGACAGTGAGTCGGGATCGCTCAGTCGGTAGGGCGCCCGATCGCCATATTCTTCCGGTGGCCGGTCACGCGTTCGAATCGCTTAGCAGGCAAGTGCATTTTCTtaaatatttcaattttttctttattttctgaactcttatttcatttcatttctcttcattccaaaggttttgagtGATGTGTTGAAGATGGAATTGATCAAAGGCTTGTATAACCATGAGTACTTCCAGTGAACTATTTCCCAGAACTACATATTCTATTTTGGGGGAAAAGGCCGATGAGCAATTGTATCACCGCGCATCGACTAGAGGTAAATGTCGTTAACTACTTCTACTTAATGTACTTCCGACAAATCTTAATAAGATCTTCTCTTGCGTCTCGGCCGCGTAATAAACGCAGATAAACGACATGTGAAACAAGCGACAGATTATTTGAAACTTGGGGCTGCGGGGATTTGTTGTTGTGCTTTTCGCTTCTTCTCTATCTGAGAAACACACTGTCAGCCAGCCAGcaaaacacacgcacgtacgcacaggGGCCCACTTACaaacacagacaagcagacacgCAAGCAAAGACGCACTCCAGTCGTCCCCTGACACGTACGCACCTACTTACGTGCGAAGGGATGGGTCTGCGGGATTTCTGCTTCcgaaagcccccccccccccccccacccaccccccccccccccccccgctctgaCCCGTCAACATTTAAATCAGTGTACCTTTTTTCCTCAAGAAAAGACCCAAAATACCTCTTTCAAATACTAAATTGTGTTAGAATGCGGGGGGAAACGCCTCCCCTCCCGAACGCctccttcacccccccccccccgcccggcCGTCAAGTCCCTGTACCCCTACCCTCATTTTGAAAGTTAAAGGTCATGTAAGGATGAGTTAATAGTGAGGTCATATCGTCCTTGAACCTAGAAGTAGAGAGTAATTGATTTATTAATGTAACTTATATTTTCTTTCAGATTTCCATGTTGTGTTATTGAAATCTGAAAAAATATTAACTGATCATGTGTACGTACATTATTGCTAGTTTGATGATATTGGACATTCGGGAGGAGTAAGGCCACAAAAGCGATATGTGAAACAAGCGACAGATTATTTGAAACTTGGGGCTGCGGGGATTTGTTGTTGTGCCTTTCGTTTCTTCTCTGTCGGAGAAACACACTGTCAGCCAGCCAGcaaaacacacgcacgtatttacaaacacagacaagcagacacgCAAGCAAAGACGCCCTCCAGTCGTCCCCTGACACGTACGCACCCACTTATGTGCACAGGGATGAGTCTGcggggttggggggaggggtccTTGCTTCCGCcgaaagcccccccccccacccatcccccCGCTCTGACCCGTCAACATTTAAATGTACCTTTTTTCCTCAAGAAAAGACCCAAAATACCTCTTTCAAATACTAAATTGTGTAACAAAAGCGAAtcgaacagtacatgtggtgatttttgtccgtatggttaattgttttatgtaggttgtacatttaattgttttatttctgtatatgttcttttgtaaagggcctagagccataggttaggcacttaaaaatgtcctgttattattattattataagttattttcttcttctccctTACATTGCGAGTTTTGAAACAGCAAAACAAATGTCAATAGGGCTGTTACATTTTCCTCCAGCCTGTGTATGTTGGGATAATTTGTGCATCAAgtaccacattataaaacaaatTATTTCCGTTTGGGGGAAAATGTTATCAAGTCACGCATATCTGGAAAGGTTGCACGGATCAGCCTAGAGATAAGGGTAACTGGATACTTCCGCTTGCTGTGATAGCATGTCTcagaggcacagacaaacagacagacacacagacaaacagacagacacagacacagacacacaaacacacacacagacacagacgaacacacacgcacgcacacacacacgcacacacacacgcacacacacacgcacacacacacacacacacacacacacacacacacgcacacacgcacacacgcacacacacgcacacacacacgcacacacacacacactcgcacacacacacacacacacacacacacacacacacacacacacacacacacacacgtcattaCCTGCGTCTCCATTCCCAGTCTACCggtaaacatttagtcaaaacgtaaCAACACGTAAAAACCCGATATTCCATTTCCGGTATTCATCTTCTCAGGTATTCTTCAGCACTACTTCCTTTTTATCCAAATAACGTTTTCAACTGTTGTCTCAGCAGCCGGCAGACGCGGAACTTTTAGTGTACAATCATCGTCCTATCGCCTTCAACCCGAACTTCTTTTCCCTCTCGCAATCTAAGATCGTCTCCTGGCGGATTAGATGAACGCACTTTGCCCCTGTAAGATCTCCTATCTTTAGTCAGCTCACCGGCTGTCGGGGCGTGTTCTTATGTCACCAGTCGTTGTCCTTGATACGGGTAGGTCTGGTCGACTTGTGGGGGGtatgacaaacaaacacacacacacacacacaccacgcaaacacgcacgcacgcacacacagacacacacacaccacacactcatacacacacacacacacacacacacacacatacacacccaccgacacacatacacacacacacacacgcacattggCAACGCGGTGCATTCACCTTAACTCGCCAGGATGCGATCTGAAATCgcgaaagggaaaaaaagaagttctGGTTGAAGGTGATAAGGCACTGCTTCTAGACCGAAGTTTCCGCGGCTGTCGGCTGATGAGGCAACGGATAAAAACGTTATAGCGCTGAAGACTGCCTGAATAGACGAATACCGGAAGTAGCTctctcgtttaaaaaaaaaactttgtcaATTGTTTTACCCGGTGGATTGTAATTAAGACAAGGGCGATGGTGTATGTGCATGCAACAACATTTCGAGAGCAAAGTTAGTCTCGGTGTCTTCAACATAGATCTCTATTAGTAAATTAAGCAGAATTCGACACGACTTCTCCTGTCTGTTTGTGTACTAATCACTTTGTCACTTTGTAAGAAATAACGCAAGGCTTTGAAGACCGCGACCTTTAAAGAACTGCGCACGACGGTTTGCCTTTTCAATTAGGTTACAGCTCTGATGGATATTACTGGTCAGCGGATGACCTCAAATACGAGCTGGTGCTTGACAGTAGCCAAAGCACATGGAGACCAACATAAACCTTCACATATGCAATGGTGCTTGACAGTAGCCAAAGTACACGGAGACCGACATAAACCTTCACATATATAATGGTGCTAGACAGTAGCCAAAGTACATAGAGACCGACATAAACCTTCACATATACAATGGTGCTTGACAGTAGCCAAAGTACATAGAGACCGACATAAACCTTCACATATACAATGGAGCTTGACATTAGCCAAAGTACATAGAGACCGACATAAACCTTCACATATACAATGGTGCTTGACAGTGGCCAAAGTACACGGAGACCGACATAAACCTTCACATATATAATGGTGCTAGACAGTAGCCAAAGTACACGGAGACCGACATACACCTTCACATATGCAATGGTGCTTGACAGTAGCCAAAGTACAAGGAGACCGACATAAACCTTCACATATGGAATGGAGCTTGACAGTAGCCAAAGTACAATTAGACCGACATAAAtcttcacatatatatataatggtGGTTGAAAGAAGCCAAAGTACACGGAGACCGACATAAACCTTCACATATGCAATGGTGCTTGATAGTAGCCAAAGTACACGGACTGAGACCGACATAAACCAATGCAAGTAAAGCCAACACAGAACATGTTTGGTCGTAAAGAAATGAGTGCTCTCGCTTTCGCTTTCCTTTTCATGGAGGGGTGTTCAGATTTTGCCTTGAATTGTTTGTGTAGTGCGCGCACACTGAATGTTACTGTTTAATGTTGTAATTTGTTATGTCGTATGTTCTTTGATGTTGTGTTGTATATATGTAAACGCACACTACACATGAATTTCTCATTtgagagaaaataaaataaaagtgtcCGTGTCTAAATAATGTGTCAACCCGGTATATCGGTACATTACGCAATTACCAACAGCCTTGTCCAGTGCGTTTAGGATGCTCATGTATTCAATTATACTTCACATTTTTCTCGCTACCGAAAGTAAAGTAATTTATAATAGACCTGAAGACCCCCCAAAAAgtcaaaatgtcctgcagtTTATGTTGCTATTTTGCAGTTGTAAACATGTAGAAAATGAATACGTCCAGAAAATGTGAAGTTCGCGCATGCGCCCtcgtccctgtctctctgtctctctgtctctgtctctctctctctctctctctctctctctctctctctctctctctctctctctctctctttagctcTTACtctttagctctctctctctctctctctctctctctctctcttggaataggattatatatataatgagtaggatgttcttgtttttgtttactatgtgcatttgaATGCTGGTGcatgagatgtgctcatctccatgaaaagggcccaaggcctactcattaaaacattcagacttcagacttcagatttctctctctttctctctctctctctctctctctctctctctctctctctctctctctctctctctctctctctctctctctctctaaaattaCGATGCACATTGAGAACGGCAACATCCGTTGACGTGTAAAAgtaaggggggagaaaataacTTACGATTCGTTTTGTGTGTGGTCTTTTTCCTACCGAATGTCCAATATCATCCATTTGTAATTCTAGAATACCCTATCTTGTTATTCAGCCACACACAATCGCGCACGATATCTGTGTCTTGTCAGACGACAATCGAAACGATCACAAATAGGCCTAATAGCTAGCATTACGGTGTCTAGACACGTGTTTTGATTTGCACGCACATTAGATCGCGTCATGCACTAAAAAGCTATTTGATTAACGATCCATATGATAGCTTTATTGGATTTCAACAGTTCTGGCTTGCACATTACATTATCACATCAGTGGATCTGCGTGACCCCCCCCTACTGTGAAATTGTATCAAGCAGACCTATTGTGATCAAATTACTTACTGCGGGGACATGAgttgttgtcatcattttcacgagttttcattcacaagcacctgggaaataaatctcatgttccccggggaataaatccccagTTACCATAGTTACAGAAAGCAGGTTACATGGATATTCAAaaccaaacccaatagaaacgctcgggggtTCATCGGCTCTTCTCATTGGCGTTTCCCTGAACACTGCTTCCAAAACGAAAGACCATAaccgtaaacaaaacaaaacactacgaTATGAAAGGAAGTAAATTGAGGCTTtctcgcaaacaaatgaaacctagccaTATATTTTGTCCACTTACAAAGTCACTGAGTGTGTGTATAAAGATCTCTGTTTCGAGTCGCAGACGATCGGAGACGGTAAGTCAAACTGATTGACCCCTGACATTCTGACCCGTGCAGCAGATTTCTACGCCAAGACTTATCtataaactaagcgcaaataagaaaacaacaaatacaacgcAAAGAACATACCAACAAGAAATGCACACATCTGACAAAGCCAGGCAAGAAGAGTGAAAAATCCGAGGAAAAATAAAGAGTCAATGAGAAACCAGATCTATAACGAAACTCCGTCGCCGCACAACACGAAGTTTCTGTGACCTTTCACCCAAACATGGGTTCAACGCTCGAACTCGATCGCGTCAAAGAAATTGTTACCACTGAaaaagggggggtggggtggggggggtagagagatgGGGAGGCATGATGGGAGGGCGATGTAACGGAGAGACACATTTATTGACAAGATTACAATGGTgcattacaaaaaaacaaaaaaaaacaacaacggtGACCTATGACACAATGATCGTCTGCGTTTTAAGCTATCAACGCAATCATGGCGACAAAAAGATTTGCATCCCATACTGGCGAAGAAATTGAGACAAAGAAAAAATTGCTCACGCCCGCAAACACTAACAAGGCCACTGATGTAGCTGTAAAAACGCTGCGATCCTACCTGGCTGAAACGGGACAAGAAGTTTCCTTCGAGATGTTCCCCGATGAGCATCTCAATCAGGTACTAGCCCATTTCTACATTGACGCGAGAAATGAGACGGGGGGCCATTACAAAAGTACCACTTTGTCCTCCCTGCGTTATGGGATCAGCCGtttcttaaaagaaaagaagaacattgACATCCTCAGAGACAGCTCTTTTAAAGGAGCAAACGTGAGCTTTGGAACAGCGATGCGAGAGCTGAAGCAGATGGGAAAAGGTGAGATCACACACTATCCCGAAATCAATGGAGATGACCTGCAAAAAATGTACAACCACATGTTGTTTTCCTCAGACACCCCTCATGGACTTGCAAACAAAGTCCAAATGGACATTCGACTGTATTTTTGCAGGCGAGGTGAAGAAAACATGACAAAAATGTCCAAAAAAACCTTCAAAATTATGGAAGATGAATTTGGACGTAAATTTGTCACGAAAGTTGAAGACGAACTCATGAAAAACAGACGACAAAATGACAAGGAAATATTTTCCGGTATCATGCCAGAGATCCCAGGTTCTCTGTTATGTCCCGTCAAAAGTTTTGACAAGTACATCAAGAAGCTCCACCCTGGGTGTGAAAGGCTTTGGCAGCGACCCAGAGATTCTTTTggagcacaagaccaagtatgGTTTTATAATGCGCCAATTGGGAAGCACAAGCTAGCAACCTTCATGAGCGATCTGTCCGAGAAATGTGACCTGTCCGAGAGATACACAAACCACAGTATCAGGACCTCTACCATCACCATGCTGGCAAGGGCCAATTTTCCAGCTGGCCACATCATGGCAGTCTCCGGCCACAAGAGCGTCTCCAGCCTGGCCCAGTACCAGCGTGTTAGCAACAGCGACAAAGGTCACATGGCCCACTGCTTAAGTGCAGCCATCCATGGCAACAACCCTGCTCTACAACAACCAAAGCAAAACAGGTAATAAAGAAAAAGTCCATATGTAGAAGGAATTTAAAAATCTAACACACCCACAATTGTTTATAAACATACTCTACAGTTCACCCACAAATATTCTTAACCGGGGCCCCAATAGCTCACTTCGTAGATCATTGGACTTGtgactgtatcagtgtatggTCACATGTTTGAATGCGGGCCGGGAGGGACACAGTTACATTTTGTTGGCccataaaagacctcggtcgtTCTGCCATAAGTAGcagattacacctaaacacacatactgtcatacacctgggtagtgcgactctgttgctgctagctttccactgggtgGAAAGCAACCCACATTTCCCAGCGATGAGACAATTAAGttatgaaaataaaaactaaagcaCACTTCAAACACCTGTAAAAACTACATAAACTTAGTCAGTTATTATAAAGCAATAATCTTCTTAAATTTTTTCTACAGGCCATCTGCTACTGTCACAAGTTCTGAAGCACCAGGTGACATGTTTGCTGAATCAGACCTACACACAAGGTAAAAAGAGTCCTGTTCTTTCCACATATGATAAAGTAACTTTTCTTTTGTTCAGTTTGGTTTCAATTGATTACAGTCTTAATGTGTGTGGGCataacacacatgtacacatctTGTGAAATCTAGTTAGCAAGATACCTTAAATTGCATCCTGTGGCAGAAACTTATTGTTAACATGTAACTATCAACAGATCCTTGCCATCTACAAGAGCAGCCTCCTTGACTGCAGCAGAGCACCAACTACCACTACCAGTCAGGTAAAACATAGAATCACCACAGCCAAAGTTGACTAGGAACATACAGTAACTGACTCAGCAGGCAAAAGACACATTTGTGTCCCTACATTTAACACTCACAAACAtaacacccagacacacaaagacaaacactgTGAAagtcagtatatatatatagtatgtTGTGAGTCTTAGTTAGCAATGATACCCTTAAATTGCATCCTGTGGCGGTAACTTATTGTTAACATGTAACTATCAACAGATCCTTGCCATCTACAAGAGCAGCCTCCTTGACTGTAGCAGAGCACCAACTACCACTACCAGTCAGGTAAAACATAGAATCACCACAGCCAAAGTTGACTAGGAACATACAGTAACTGACTCAGCAGGCAAAAGACACATTTGTGTCCCTACATTTAACACTCACAAACAtaacacccagacacacaaagacaaacactgTGAAagtcagtatatatatatatatatatatagtatgtTGTGAGTCTTAGTTAGCAATGATACCCTTAAATTGCATCCTGTGGCGGTAACTTATTGTTAACATGTAACTATCAACAGATCCTTGCCATCTACAAGAGCAGCCTCCTTGACTGTAGCAGAGCACCAACTACCACTACCAGTCAGGTAAAACATAGAATCACCACAGCCAAAGTTGACTAGGAACATACAGTAACTGACTCAGCAGGCAAAAGACACATTTGTGTCCCTACATTTAACACTCACAAACataaacacccagacacacaaagacaaacactgTGAAAGTCAGTATATATAGTATGTTGTGAGTCTTAGTTAGCAATGATACCCTTAAATTGCATCCTGTGGCGGTAACTTATTGTTAACATGAAACTATCAACAGATCCTTGCCATCTACAAGAGCAGCCTCCTTGACTGCAGCAGAGCACCAACCACTACTAGTCAGGTAAAACATGACTCACCAAGCCAAAGTTGACTTGGAACAGTCACTGAGTCAGCAAGCAAAAAGCAAATTACAcaaattatacacacacacacacattgacaccccacacacattgacacccCACACACTTAAAAATATATCATATAAAATAATGGGTAAAATCATCAAATCTTACAACTAATACAAGTAAAACCAGCAAAccaaaatgattaaaaaaaatgaaccaAATCTAATACACTAAAACCAGACACACTAAAACAGATTGAAAAATACAATATTTCAGACCACCAGCCTCTTCAACAAAGTTcacctctctttccctctttcaCACAAATGTATGGTAAGCAACTTATTCAATACCATACCCATACCAATACCATGCACTATAATTATGACTCATAGGAATAGTATGATTGCAGAGCAGATTGTGTGCAAGAAATCCATAACATTTAAACTTTTAGTTTTAAGTTAAACTTTTTAAGCAATGCAAATAACAGCTTAGAAATAGAACTGAACTGTGAACAGAAATGCATATTGTTAATAAAGAAAAACATCTCAATCTTGTGGTACCTATAAACATTCATGTTGCTGAATAAAGTACTGTCGGTCAAATCATTTGCGGGACTTTGTTTTTCAGAGATGATGACATCATTTCACAGGAAATTGGGG carries:
- the LOC138976615 gene encoding uncharacterized protein isoform X1, coding for MSDLSEKCDLSERYTNHSIRTSTITMLARANFPAGHIMAVSGHKSVSSLAQYQRVSNSDKGHMAHCLSAAIHGNNPALQQPKQNRPSATVTSSEAPGDMFAESDLHTRSLPSTRAASLTAAEHQLPLPVRSLPSTRAASLTVAEHQLPLPVRSLPSTRAASLTAAEHQPLLVRDDDIISQEIGGVDLDELFGEFDLPPTTPVHLVSQQQQQNQAQPFIFNNCSFSNVQFVMRK
- the LOC138976615 gene encoding uncharacterized protein isoform X2, which translates into the protein MSDLSEKCDLSERYTNHSIRTSTITMLARANFPAGHIMAVSGHKSVSSLAQYQRVSNSDKGHMAHCLSAAIHGNNPALQQPKQNRPSATVTSSEAPGDMFAESDLHTRSLPSTRAASLTAAEHQLPLPVRSLPSTRAASLTAAEHQPLLVRDDDIISQEIGGVDLDELFGEFDLPPTTPVHLVSQQQQQNQAQPFIFNNCSFSNVQFVMRK